In Marinilabiliales bacterium, the genomic window CGCAATGCAACCCCGCGACCTGGATATCGATGGCAGGAAACTTGAAGGGATTCATTTTGCCATGGATTACCTGACCAGTCAGAACAGAATTGTAGCCGGCACCCCCCCCGGCAAAGATGAAATATCAGCCAAAGGGAAGGATGTTCTTGTAATCGGAGGCGGCGATACCGGATCAGACTGCGTTGGTACTGCAAACAGGCAGGGTGCAAATTCAGTTATCCAGTTGGAAATAATGCCTGAACCACCTCTGCGAAGGAGAATGGAAAATCCCTGGCCCTACTGGCCCGACACACTTAGGTCATCCTCATCGCATGAAGAGGGCTGCGAACGTCTATGGGGAGTCAAAACAATCAGATTCAAGGGGAATGACGGCAAGGTTGAAAAAGCTGAAATCTCTAATGTCAAATGGATCCGGTCAGATAACGGAAAGATGGAGATAAGGGAAATACCGGGCAGCAGAAGAGAGATCAAAGCCGGTCTGGTGTTGCTTGCCCTGGGTTTCCTTCACCCGGTACACGATGGACTTGTAACCGATCTCGGGTTAGGCCTTGATGAAAAGGGAAATATACTGATCGATTCCAATTACAACACGACCAATGAAAAAGTGTTTGCCTCCGGCGACAGCGCCTCCGGGGCATCTCTTGTAGTTACTGCTATAATTTCAGGCAGAAGAGCTGCAAATTCGATCTCAGCTTATCTTACGGGGGACTGATACCATGATGAAGATTTTTATTGCTTGACGCTTAAAGGCTCTCAATTACTTGCGAAGATAGTTTTCGAAAGCCTTCTCGAACTTTTCGACCTTGGGGGCTATTACCATCCGGCAGTAACCCTGGTTGGGATTATTCCTGAAATACTCCTGGTGGTAATCCTCTGCCTCATAAAAGCCCAAAAAGGGGGTTACTTCAGTCACTATAGGGTCGTCCCAGATATCTGAACCGTCAAGCATCGCCTTTACCTCTTCAGCTACGCGTTTCTGTCCGTCAGTGTGATAGAAAATTGCCGACCGGTATTGTGTGCCGACATCAGCTCCCTGCCGGTTAAGGGTTGTCGGATCGTGTGTCATGAAAAATATCTCAAGCAGCCTGGCAAAGGGCAAAACTGCCGGGTCATAGGTAACCTGAACTACCTCGGCATGTCCGGTTCGCCCGGAAGTTACCTCCCTGTAGGTCGGATCAGGAATATTTCCGCCTGAGTAACCCGATTTTACATCTGTCACGCCCTCTACTCTTTCAAAGATTGCCTCAACGCACCAGAAACAACCGGCGCCGAGAGTGATTATTTCTGTGTTTTCAACCTGATCATTCATTTTTACTGAAATGTTTGATGTATAACCGGATGCCGGGTATAACAGGGTTAATATTATATAAAAAATTGTTACAATCATGATCTTTTCTATTTTAAACAAACTATGTACCGATAATGTTCAGCTTCGTATTAACAATTTAATTCCAACCTGGTTACAAACCAAAAAGTTAAAGAATTCAAATTTTTTTGATTCAACAATTCTGCATTCAACTTGTTGTATCATATGAATTGACATCTACGGTTATATTCACAAAATCCTACCAGATGGCAGAAACCGGCAATATCGACGAAAGGGAAATCTCATACTACTTAAAGGAAGCCGGCAATGGCAATAATGATGCGCTGAACAAGCTGGTATCCATTGCTTACGCTGAACTCAGGGAAAATGCCCACAATCTGAGGGTCAGGTTTTTCGATATTGACACCCTCAATACAACCGCTATTGTACATGAGACTTATCTGAAGCTTTTACGGACAGGATCCGGCAGTTTCAAAAACCGGTCACATTTCTTTTTCGCATCAGCCAAAGCGATGCGTCAGATATTAATAAATGCCTCTTTAAAAAAGCGAACATTAAAACGTGGCGGTGGTACAAAACAGGTGGCTTTAGGCACCGGTTCCGAAGCTTCCCTGCAACTGAGCGATCAGACATCAGAACAGCTTCTGATGATAAATGATGCCCTTGAAAAACTGGAAGCCTGCAATGACAGGCAGGCAAGAATAGTAGAATGCAGGTTCTTTGGAGGTATGTCAGTTGAGGAAACGGCCGAGGTCCTTCAGATCAGCCCGGCAACGGTAAAACGTTCCTGGAGCATGGCACGTTCATGGCTTTACACCCAGTATATTGAGGGATAAACTTAACACCCCGTCTTATGGCTG contains:
- the msrA gene encoding peptide-methionine (S)-S-oxide reductase encodes the protein MIVTIFYIILTLLYPASGYTSNISVKMNDQVENTEIITLGAGCFWCVEAIFERVEGVTDVKSGYSGGNIPDPTYREVTSGRTGHAEVVQVTYDPAVLPFARLLEIFFMTHDPTTLNRQGADVGTQYRSAIFYHTDGQKRVAEEVKAMLDGSDIWDDPIVTEVTPFLGFYEAEDYHQEYFRNNPNQGYCRMVIAPKVEKFEKAFENYLRK
- a CDS encoding sigma-70 family RNA polymerase sigma factor: MAETGNIDEREISYYLKEAGNGNNDALNKLVSIAYAELRENAHNLRVRFFDIDTLNTTAIVHETYLKLLRTGSGSFKNRSHFFFASAKAMRQILINASLKKRTLKRGGGTKQVALGTGSEASLQLSDQTSEQLLMINDALEKLEACNDRQARIVECRFFGGMSVEETAEVLQISPATVKRSWSMARSWLYTQYIEG
- a CDS encoding glutamate synthase subunit beta encodes the protein MGDPRGFIKVARKEGGNRPVHERLNDFSEVEQTLNETDRKLQASRCMDCGVPFCQWACPVINSMPEWQDAIYRGDWKAASDILHTTNNFPEFTGRVCPAPCEKSCVLAIHEEPVTIRENEAAVAEKAFKNGYITARPPENRTGKRVAVIGSGPAGLACADILNRDGHLVTLFEKDDEPGGLLRYGIPDFKLGKNIVDRRLDLMKEEGVLFRTSVDAGKDISAGELLRSFDAICLATGAMQPRDLDIDGRKLEGIHFAMDYLTSQNRIVAGTPPGKDEISAKGKDVLVIGGGDTGSDCVGTANRQGANSVIQLEIMPEPPLRRRMENPWPYWPDTLRSSSSHEEGCERLWGVKTIRFKGNDGKVEKAEISNVKWIRSDNGKMEIREIPGSRREIKAGLVLLALGFLHPVHDGLVTDLGLGLDEKGNILIDSNYNTTNEKVFASGDSASGASLVVTAIISGRRAANSISAYLTGD